In Micromonospora ferruginea, the sequence TCCGCCCACGCCGGATCGGTGGCGTCGCCCTCGTCCGGCGGGAGCGGCACCGCGGCGGCGTCCACTTCGGACCCATCGGGCTCGCCGGCGGGTGGCCGGGGTGACGGGGGAGTGGCGTCGGAGGGGCGAACGGGTGGCACGAGGGGGGACGATACGCGAATGGCGGACACGTTGGGAACATTGCCGATCGTGATTGCAATGAGTGACGGAATGGTCTTTCGCTCACTCACCGCACACCTTTCTCGAATCGATTTCGCAATTACCCCGTCATAAGAGCGAACCGCTCTTCGCCCGTCGCTCCACTATGGTGAGTTAGGCCCGCTTCTAACGATGGAATGAGTCGGTCACGGAATGTAGTGACGATCACGCACCGTGCAGGCCCGGAGGGGTGTCGGACGCTGCGGCTAGGGTCGGCGGGTGACCATCGGGCAACCACTCATCCAGGCGCGCGGGCTGGTGAAGCGGTTCGGCGACTTCACCGCCGTCGACGGCATCGACGTGGAGGTGCGCCGGGGGGAGGCGTTCGGGTTCCTCGGCCCCAACGGCGCGGGCAAGTCCTCCACCATGCGCATGATCGGCTGCATCTCCCCACCGTCCGGGGGTGAGCTGCGCATCCTCGGCCTCGACCCGGTGCGCGACGGCCCGGCCGTGCGGGCCCGGCTCGGGGTCTGCCCGCAGCTCGACAGCCTCGACCCGGAGCTGACCGTCCGGGAGAACCTGACCACCTACGCGCGCTACTTCGGCATCCCGCGCCGGGTGGCCCGGGAACGCGCCGCCGAGCTGCTCGACTTCGTCCAGCTCGCCGAGCGGGCCGACAGCAAGGTCGACCCGCTGTCCGGCGGCATGAAGCGGCGACTCACCATCGCCCGCGCGCTGGTCAACGAGCCGGAGATCGTGCTGCTCGACGAGCCCACCACCGGCCTCGACCCGCAGGCCCGGCACCTGGTCTGGGAGCGGCTGTTCCGGCTCAAGCAGCAGGGCGTCACGCTGGTCCTGACCACGCACTACATGGACGAGGCGGAGCAGCTCTGCGACCGCCTGGTGGTGATGGACGGCGGCCGGATCGTCGCCGAGGGCTCGCCCCGGGCGCTGATCGAGCGGCACGCCACCCGCGAGGTGGTCGAGCTGCGCTTCGCCGGCGACTCCCAGGAGGCGTTCGCCGGCAAGCTCGACGGGCTGGGCGAGCGGGTCGAGGTGCTGCCCGACCGCATCCTGCTCTACGTGTCCGACGGCGACGCCGCCGTGGCGCAGGTGGCCGCGCGCGGCCTGGACCCGGCCGGCGTGCTGGTCCGGCGGGGCAGCCTGGAGGACGTCTTCCTGCACCTCACCGGCCGCACCCTGGTCGACTGAGGCACGCGCCGGCCGTTCAGCGGCGCCGGGCCCAGAGGACGAAGCGTTCGGCCAGGTGCCCCGGCGCGGTGTCCGGTCGTCCGGCGGCCAGGTCGGCGGTGGCCTCGCACAGCAGCGTCCCGAGATGGATCAACAACGCGGTCCGGTCCTCGCGAAACTCACCGAGCAGCGCCAGCCGGGCCGGCGAGCACGGCCACGCGGCGCCGCAGACCCGGCAGCGCCAGGACGGGCGCGCCGCGACGTGGGGGCGATACCGGGGCATCAGCGCGTGCCCTCCTCGCTCGGGGTGCGCCGGGGGAGCGTCGCCATGGGTGAGCCTCCGTGGTGGCTGGAGTGGGGGCGTCGGCGGACCTCGTCGTGCGCCGACGCCCCCGGCCTGGTTCCGCCCGCCGTCCGATCCCGGGAGCGGTTCCGCTGCGTGACAGTCTGGTGACGGCGCGACTACGGTGGGAGGTCCGCCGCGACGACGACCAGCGCGTCCGGCGACCGGCTCGCGGTGTACCGAGGACGTACGGAGGCTGTCCGTGGAACTGTCGTCCATGCTGGAGCACTTCGCGGAGGAGTTGCGGCTGGCCCGCGTGGCCGGCGGCCTGTCACAGACCGCGTTGGCCGAGGCGCTGGCCTACTCGGGCGCGCTGGTGGCCAAGGTGGAGACCTGTGAGCGCCGCCCGAGCCTGGACTTCGCCCGCCGCTGCGACGCGGTGTTCGGCGCCGACGGGCGCTTCGAGCGCATTCAGCGGCGGATCGGCCGGGAGGCCATGGTGCCGTGGTTCCGCGACTGGCCCGGCATCGAGGCGGAGGCCACCGCGCTGCGCTGGTTCGAACCGATCTGCGTGCCGGGCCTGCTCCAGACCGAGGGCTACGCCCGCGCGCTGCTCCGCGGCAGTGGCCTGTTCCCCCCGGACGAGGTGGAGCACCAGGTGGCGACCCGGCTGGACCGGCAACCGGTGCTGACCCGCGAGCGGCCTCCGCTGCTCACGTTCGTCGTCGACGAGCACGTGCTGCGCCGGAGCGTCGGCGGGCCGGAGGTGATGCGCGAGCAGGTGCGTCACCTGGTGAAGGTCGGCTCGGGGCTGCCCCGGGTGAGAATCCATGTCGTGCCGCTCACCGCCGGCGCCTACCCTGGCATGAACGGCCCGTTCGTGATCGCCACCCCGCCGCACGGCGAGGACGTCGTCTACCAGGAGGGCCAGCTCCACGCGCAGGTGATCGACCGCGCCGACCACGTGCGGCAGATGGTCGAGGTGTGGGAGTCGATCCGCGGTGAGGCACTATCGCACCAGCAGTCCCTCGAACTCGTGACGGAAGTGGCGGAGACATGGACCTGAACGGCGTCCGGTGGCGCAAGAGCAGCCGCAGCAACGGCCAGGGTGGAGCCTGCGTGGAGGTGGCGGACGGTCGGCCCGACATGGTCGCCGTGCGCGACTCCAAGGACCCGGCCGGCCCGGTGCTGGCCTTCGCCCCCGACGCCTGGCGCGCGTTCGTCGCCGGGGTCGCCCCGCGCTGACCGACGCCGCCGGTGCGAGGTGGCGGCCCCCATCCCGCCACCTCGTCGGGCCGGTGTGGACCACGCTCGCGCCTGTCGTACCCGAGGAGTAGGAAGGTCGGCGGGGGTGGTGCGGGTGACGACGGTGACGGGCCGGGCCGCGACGGGTCTGCCGCGGGTGCCGGCGGTGACGGTGTTCGCGCACTACCTGGTCGGCTACCGGCGCACCTGGCGGGCGGGTGTCTTCTCGTCGTTCCTGCTGCCGGTGCTCACCGTGGTCGGGTTCGGCTTCGGCGTCGGGGCCTACGTCGACCAGGGCGTCGACGGCGTGCGCTACCTCTGGTGGCTGGTGCCCGGCCTGATCGCCTCGACCGCCTTCCAGGTCGCCGTCGCCGAGTCGACCTGGCCGGTGCACAGCAACTTCAAGTGGATCCGCACCTACCACGCCCAGGTGGCCGCGCCGCTGCGCACCGGCGACATCGTGGCCGGTCACCTGACCTTCGTGCTGTTCCGGGTGGTCACCAGCACGGTGGCGTTCCTGCTGGTGACCGCGCTGTTCGGGGCGCTGCGGTCGCCCTGGGCGGTGGCGGTGGCGCCGATCGCGCTGCTGCTCGGGCTGGCGGTCGCCGCGCCGGTCTTCGCGTTCAGCGCCCGGGTGCCCAGCGACAGCTACCTCGCGTTGCTGTTCCGGTTCGCGGTGATCCCGATGACGCTCTTCTCCGGGGTGTTCTTCCCGGTCGAGTCGATGCCGGCCGGGCTGCGGCCGGTCGCCTGGGCGACGCCGCTCTGGCACGGCGTCGACCTGTGCCGGGCCGCCACCCTGGGCGTCGAGCCGCGATGGTCGGTCACCGGTCACGTGCTCTACCTCGCCGCCTGGGCCGGCGTCGGCTGGTGGCTGGCGCTGCGGGCGTTCCGTCGTCAACTCGTCGTCTAGGGAAGGGGTGTCGTGGTCGCTCTCCTCCTGCCCCGGCTGGCCGGCGTCACCGGGGCGCGCCGCTCGGCGGCGGTGGCCGAGCGCAACCTCACCGCGCTGCGCAGCGCCTACTGGCTGGTGCTGGTCTCCGGCTTCGTGGAGCCGGTGCTCTACCTGCTGTCGATCGGCATCGGCGTGGGCGCGCTGGTCGGCGACCTGACGCTGCCCGGCGGTCGGGTGGTGTCCTACCCGGCGTTCGTCGCCCCGGCCATGCTCGCCTCGTCGGCGATGAGCGGCGCGCTGTCCGAGACCACCTTCAACTTCTTCGGCAAGATGAAATACATGAAGCTGTACGACGGGGTGATCGCCACCCCGGTACGGCCGTTCGAGATCGCCCTGGGTGAGCTGGGCTGGGCGATGGCACGCGGGTCGCTCTACTCGGCCGCGTTTCTGCTGATCATGGTGGCGCTGGGCCTGACCACCGCGGCCCGGGCGCTCGTCGCGTTCCCGGCGGCGGTGCTCGTCGGGTTCGCGTTCGGCGCGCTCGGCATGACCGTCGCCACGCTGCTGCGCAGTTGGCAGGATTTCGACCTGATGGGCTCGGCCCAGTTCACGCTCTTCCTCTTCTCCGGCACGTTCGTGCCTGCCGAGGCCTATCCGGCGGTGCTGCGCTGGCTGGTCGAGCTGACCCCGCTCTACCGCTCGGTGCACCTGATCCGGGGCGTCTGCGTGGGCGGGTCCGGCTGGTCCTGGCTGCTCGACGTGGCCTACCTGGTGGTCCTCACCGGCGTGATGTTGGCGCTGGCGTCCCGGCGGATGGCCAGGTTGCTCTACCCGTAGCGGGGTTACCCGGCCCGGCCTCGGGGCAAGTCGTGCAGTGACGACACGACGACGAGGAGGTGCGATGGCCGGCGACGAGTCTCCCGTCCGGGAGGAGCGCGACCGCACCGAGCCGGTGGGGCCGGACGACGGGCCGGACAGCCCGACCGACCTGCCGGGTCCGGGCTGGGTGGCCACGCTGAAGCGGACCGTCCGGGAGTTCCAGGACGACAGCCTGACCGACTGGGCCGCCGCGCTCACCTACTACGGGGTGCTCTCCATCTTCCCCGGCGTGCTGGTGCTGATCTCCCTGCTCGGGCTGCTCGGCGACCGGGCCACCAACGGGGTGCGGGACACGGTCAACCAGGCGGTGCCGGAGGAGAACATCCGGAAGATCATCGAGAGTGCGATCGACCAGGCCGGCCAGTCCGGCGGGCTGGCGAGCATCGCGGCGGTGATCGGTCTGGTCGCCGCGTTCTGGTCGGCGTCGGGCTACATCGCCGCGTTCATGCGCGCCTCGAACAGCATCTACGACGTGCCGGAGGGGCGGCCGATCTGGAAGACGCTGCCGATCCGGCTCGGCGTGACCGCGGTGATCGGCGTGCTGCTGCTGATCAGCGCCGTGATCGTGGTGTTCACCGGCGGGCTGGCCGAGCAGGCCGGCAACGCGATCGGGCTCGGCTCGACGGCGGTCACGGTGTGGAACATCGCCAAGTGGCCGGTGCTGCTGGTGATCGTCAGCCTGATGTTCGCGATCCTCTACTGGGCCTCGCCCAACGCCAAGCACGGCGGCTTCCGCTGGGTCAGCCCGGGTGGGGTGCTCGCGGTGGTGCTCTGGCTGGTGGTGTCCGGTCTGTTCGCGCTCTACGTGAGCAACTTCGGCTCGTACAACAAGACGTACGGCGCGGTGGCCGGCGTGATCATCTTCCTGGTCTGGCTCTGGCTGAGCAACGTGGCCATCCTGCTCGGCGCCGAGTTCGACGCCGAGCTGGAGCGCAGTCGGGCGATCGCCGCCGGGCTCCCCGAGGACAAGGAGCCGTACGTCGAGCTGCGCGACGACCGCAAGCTGCGCAAGAAGCGCAACGCCCCCACTCCGCGCTGAATCGCACCCGTAGCGCCCCGCCCGGATCTGTCCGGGCGGGGCGTTTTCATGATCCGGAACTTGCTTTTGTTCGTATGGACAAAAGTTTCCATCAGATGTGCCGAAGCTATGGACACGTGACCCGGAAGGCTCCTACTGTGTCGGACACGACACATCGCCGTTGCGTCGATGTGAACGACTTCGATGCGGAGGTGACTGCCGGTGCGGACGGTCGACCCCCTGCACGTGCGGCTTCTGCGGCTGCTCCGGGACGAGGGCGCGGTCTCCCGCGCCGAGCTGGGTGACCGGCTCCAGATGCCCCGTCCCCGGCTGCTCGCCGAGCTGGAGCGCCTGGTCGCGCTCGGCTACGTGGCCGAGGCCGGGCTGGCCGCCTCCCGGGGCGGACGCCGCTCCACCCTGGTCGAGTTGAGCCCGCACCTGCGCTTCGCCTCGGTGGACCTGGGCGCCAGCTCGATAGACGTCGAGGTGGTCGACGGCCGCCTGGAGCCGGTTACCGCCTACACCGAGCCGGCCGACATCCGCTCCGGCCCCAAGGTGACCCTGCAACGGGTCAACGACCTGCTGCACAAGGCCAAGGTCGACGGCGCGTACGAGCGGCTGGACGCGATCGGCATCGGCGTCCCCGGGCCGGTGAGCTTCCGCGACGGGGTGCCGGTCTCCCCGCCGATCATGCCCGGCTGGGACCGCTTCCCGGTCCGCGAGCTGCTGACCCGGGAGCACGGCTGCCCGGCCGTGGTCGACAACGACGTCAACATCATGGCCATCGGCGAGCGGCACGGCGGCGTCGCCCACTCGGTCGACGACTTCCTCTTCATCAAGATCGGTACCGGCATCGGCTGCGGCATCTACCTGCACGGCGAGGTCTACCGGGGCACCGACGGCTGCGCCGGCGACATCGGCCACATCCAGGTCGACCCGAACGGCCCGATGTGCTCCTGCGGCAACGTCGGCTGCCTGGAGGCGGTGTTCAGCGGTGCGGCGCTGGCCCGGGAGGCGAGCGCCGCGGCGCGCGCCGAGGTGTCGCCGGCCCTGGT encodes:
- a CDS encoding ABC transporter ATP-binding protein translates to MTIGQPLIQARGLVKRFGDFTAVDGIDVEVRRGEAFGFLGPNGAGKSSTMRMIGCISPPSGGELRILGLDPVRDGPAVRARLGVCPQLDSLDPELTVRENLTTYARYFGIPRRVARERAAELLDFVQLAERADSKVDPLSGGMKRRLTIARALVNEPEIVLLDEPTTGLDPQARHLVWERLFRLKQQGVTLVLTTHYMDEAEQLCDRLVVMDGGRIVAEGSPRALIERHATREVVELRFAGDSQEAFAGKLDGLGERVEVLPDRILLYVSDGDAAVAQVAARGLDPAGVLVRRGSLEDVFLHLTGRTLVD
- a CDS encoding flavin reductase; the encoded protein is MPRYRPHVAARPSWRCRVCGAAWPCSPARLALLGEFREDRTALLIHLGTLLCEATADLAAGRPDTAPGHLAERFVLWARRR
- a CDS encoding helix-turn-helix domain-containing protein, whose translation is MELSSMLEHFAEELRLARVAGGLSQTALAEALAYSGALVAKVETCERRPSLDFARRCDAVFGADGRFERIQRRIGREAMVPWFRDWPGIEAEATALRWFEPICVPGLLQTEGYARALLRGSGLFPPDEVEHQVATRLDRQPVLTRERPPLLTFVVDEHVLRRSVGGPEVMREQVRHLVKVGSGLPRVRIHVVPLTAGAYPGMNGPFVIATPPHGEDVVYQEGQLHAQVIDRADHVRQMVEVWESIRGEALSHQQSLELVTEVAETWT
- a CDS encoding DUF397 domain-containing protein, giving the protein MDLNGVRWRKSSRSNGQGGACVEVADGRPDMVAVRDSKDPAGPVLAFAPDAWRAFVAGVAPR
- a CDS encoding ABC transporter permease encodes the protein MTTVTGRAATGLPRVPAVTVFAHYLVGYRRTWRAGVFSSFLLPVLTVVGFGFGVGAYVDQGVDGVRYLWWLVPGLIASTAFQVAVAESTWPVHSNFKWIRTYHAQVAAPLRTGDIVAGHLTFVLFRVVTSTVAFLLVTALFGALRSPWAVAVAPIALLLGLAVAAPVFAFSARVPSDSYLALLFRFAVIPMTLFSGVFFPVESMPAGLRPVAWATPLWHGVDLCRAATLGVEPRWSVTGHVLYLAAWAGVGWWLALRAFRRQLVV
- a CDS encoding ABC transporter permease — its product is MVALLLPRLAGVTGARRSAAVAERNLTALRSAYWLVLVSGFVEPVLYLLSIGIGVGALVGDLTLPGGRVVSYPAFVAPAMLASSAMSGALSETTFNFFGKMKYMKLYDGVIATPVRPFEIALGELGWAMARGSLYSAAFLLIMVALGLTTAARALVAFPAAVLVGFAFGALGMTVATLLRSWQDFDLMGSAQFTLFLFSGTFVPAEAYPAVLRWLVELTPLYRSVHLIRGVCVGGSGWSWLLDVAYLVVLTGVMLALASRRMARLLYP
- a CDS encoding YihY/virulence factor BrkB family protein encodes the protein MAGDESPVREERDRTEPVGPDDGPDSPTDLPGPGWVATLKRTVREFQDDSLTDWAAALTYYGVLSIFPGVLVLISLLGLLGDRATNGVRDTVNQAVPEENIRKIIESAIDQAGQSGGLASIAAVIGLVAAFWSASGYIAAFMRASNSIYDVPEGRPIWKTLPIRLGVTAVIGVLLLISAVIVVFTGGLAEQAGNAIGLGSTAVTVWNIAKWPVLLVIVSLMFAILYWASPNAKHGGFRWVSPGGVLAVVLWLVVSGLFALYVSNFGSYNKTYGAVAGVIIFLVWLWLSNVAILLGAEFDAELERSRAIAAGLPEDKEPYVELRDDRKLRKKRNAPTPR
- a CDS encoding ROK family protein — its product is MRTVDPLHVRLLRLLRDEGAVSRAELGDRLQMPRPRLLAELERLVALGYVAEAGLAASRGGRRSTLVELSPHLRFASVDLGASSIDVEVVDGRLEPVTAYTEPADIRSGPKVTLQRVNDLLHKAKVDGAYERLDAIGIGVPGPVSFRDGVPVSPPIMPGWDRFPVRELLTREHGCPAVVDNDVNIMAIGERHGGVAHSVDDFLFIKIGTGIGCGIYLHGEVYRGTDGCAGDIGHIQVDPNGPMCSCGNVGCLEAVFSGAALAREASAAARAEVSPALVERLAARGAVTALDVAQGAIEGDVTCIQLIRDGGRRVGSVLAGLVSFTNPSMIVIGGGLAQLGHILLAEIRSVVYRRSLPLATGNLPVVLSELGPRAGVAGAAVLASDVAFGEAA